The proteins below are encoded in one region of Lonchura striata isolate bLonStr1 chromosome 1, bLonStr1.mat, whole genome shotgun sequence:
- the ANKRD46 gene encoding ankyrin repeat domain-containing protein 46, with protein sequence MSYVFVNDSSQTNVPLLQACIDGDFNYSKRLLESGFDPNIRDSRGRTGLHLAAARGNVDICQLLHKFGADLLATDYQGNTALHLCGHVDTIQFLVSNGLKIDICNHQGATPLVLAKRRGVNKDVIRLLESLEEQEVKGFNRGAHSKLETMQTAESESAMESHSLLNPNLQQGEGVLSSFRTTWQEFVEDLGFWRVLLLIIVIALLSLGIAYYVSGVLPFVENQPELVH encoded by the exons ATGTCCTACGTTTTTGTGAACGACTCCTCCCAGACAAAcgtgccactgctgcaggcTTGTATTGATGGAGATTTTAACTATTCCAAACGACTCCTAGAGAGTGGTTTTGACCCAAATATTCGTGACAGCCGAGGCCGAACTGGCCTtcacctggctgcagccagaggaaatGTAGACATCTGTCAACTATTGCATAAATTTGGTGCTGACCTGCTAGCCACTGATTACCAGGGTAACACAGCCCTTCACCTGTGTGGGCACGTTGATACCATCCAGTTCCTAGTTTCTAATGGACTTAAAATTGATATTTG CAATCACCAAGGTGCAACACCGCTTGTTCTTGCCAAACGAAGGGGTGTGAATAAAGATGTGATTAGACTGCTGGAATCTTTAGAGGAGCAAGAGGTGAAAGGATTTAACAGAGGAGCTCACTCAAAGCTGGAGACAATGCAAACAGCTGAAAGCGAAAG TGCAATGGAAAGCCATTCCCTTCTTAATCCAAACCTACAGCAAGGTGAAGGAGTTCTTTCCAGTTTCCGCACAACATGGCAAGAGTTTGTGGAAGACCTGGGCTTCTGGAGGGTGCTGCTCCTCATCATTGTCATCGCTCTTCTGTCCCTTGGAATAGCATATTATGTTAGTGGGGTGCTTCCTTTTGTAGAAAACCAGCCTGAACTGGTGCACTGA